AGTGATAGAGAACTACATTTGCTGCTCAGGTTGCTCTGATATGGTATCGAACAAAGGAGTAGTAGCAGCCGGCGCTAGACGTTGTTGGACAGAACGCGAGGAGGCCGTCCTTATGGCAGCTATGAAGGAGTTGACTGCCACTGGTTGGAAGTCGGATAATGGTTTCCGTTCGGGGTATCTAACCCGTGCACTGGAGGCACTGAAACGTGAATTTCCAAAAACTGATATTGTTGTTCATCCTCACATCAAATCGAAAATCACTTCTTGGAAGAAGAATTACTATTCGCTTATGCAGATCCTTGACCGCAGTGGAGTTGGATTCAATGCGGATGGTGAGTACAAGATAGATATCGACGATGAACAATGGGCACAAGTCGTGCAGGTAATATTGTTCACAATTTGCAAGTTTGTATTAGTTGTGTAGGTATATGTGTTGATTTCATTCCTTGAGTTTCGACTGCAACCAATAACATATGTTAGATGCTTAGTAGATAAATGCATATGCCTATGCCTATGTTTTTATTGCCAATTTGATTTGTTGCTGTTATCCTATGGGCTTATGCATATTGCTAACACATCAAGTGAAATGTTTTGGTTATGGTGCTTTTAGTTCATTGTAGGTCATGCACATTTTACTACTTTTGTTAATAGTTTTTTTTCCAGTTATATAAAACAGAGAACTGTTCCAAAATAATTTAGGTAGGCCGTGGGAGACCATTCACACACACAAGTTTAGGCCTTATGCAGTTTTCTGTTCTAATTTTTTAGAGTCATGCACCTGGAACAAGACTATCATAAGTTTTAGAATACCAGATGCAAGTTTCATTTGGTTGTAAACTCTGTAATTTGTGTATTTGTTTAACTGTGTGTCGCAGAAGGATAGCAATGCCAAGTATATGAGGAATAAGTCGTGGCCTATGTTGAGCGACTGGAAGGAGATTTTCGGCAAGGACCGTGCGGAGGGGCTTAAAGGCTTGGACACTGGGGAGGCGGTGCAAAAGATTTATGGGGCAAAGGTTGCGGTGGGTGAGAGTTCGGCGATGGATTCTCCAATTACTTTAGAGGAACTATTCCCTGATGAAGTTTTCCCGAGCGGTGTTATGGCAGAGATGGTAGATGAGTGCACTTCCGCTCCGGCGCATGTGCGTGCACATCCGAGGGTGCACAACAAGGCACCGAAGAAGAGGGAGACTGGGGACAAGATGGATACTGTCCTTGCTCTTATGAATCGCATCCACGAAGACACTAATGAGCGGTTGAAGGACATCTTTAGCCGAATTGGTTATGAGTTTGATCTAAGTACGAAGAGAACCGAAGTCTTCAATCAGTTGAAAGGGATGCCCGGACTGACTATCAAACAACAGTTTTATGCCGCAAAAAAGTTAGTCAAGGAGCCTGAGCTTATGGATCTGTTTAGGGGTTTGGATGACTTGGCTCGCCCGACATTTGTGCTCGACCTTCTAGAGACAGATGGAATGATCTGAAAAGTGTGTAGTCTGTGTCTTTTTGGCTATTTTGAAATATATCATGGTTTAAACCTTGATCCATGTACCTATGAATTTCGCTTGTCCTATGGGCCTGTAGTATGCCACTCAGCTTTTTGTCGATTAACATGGCGATCCATGGACaatggttttattttgtgttattaCTCTTATCACTCAACCAATTATGCTTCTACAGCACTTATGTACAGCATTGGGTGATGATTTTTATTCTTGGTAGTCGTGTAAATACGTTTGGTTGAGCACTTGTGTTCTCATCGACCAGTGCTTGGACGCAAACAACCGAGACTTTGAAATGAAGCTCACAATGCACTGAACTGTCTAATGTTACATAAAAGTAGAAGGAGATGTGGATACGGAGCCTTACGTCGTTGCCTTAATATACAATGGAAAATTCGCAACCCCACAGAGTGAACAAACATAAACAAACACAACAAAGCGAGAATATGCGGGAATCACCAGCTGAACCCTCCCATCGCGTAATATGTGGGAATCACAAGCTGAACCCTCCCATCCTGGCAGCACATACACGAACCGAAGTTGTCGATCACACACTGCAAGTGTATTTGTTGATACTTGCCATTTTCTATTACGATTGCGTGGTGTGTCAGCAATGGGCACTCGTACGGGTATGTATGTCCCATCTAAAGCTCCTAGACAACCCTACACACATTTATTGGTTGCGGAGTCAGCCAAGAGTTTGGTAGCAAGTAAAATGTGGCAGCCAAGAGATTACACATACCTTAAACCACTTCCATCTTAAGTCCGTGCAGTCATCACCAACCGGATCAGGCTGCACTAACATAATCTCATGCAAAGTAAGCACCCCACGGAGCACCATATGTGTGTACTTATACACTGTTTCAGAAGAACGCATGAAATCGTGCCCTACAACCCGTTTCTTTTTGTGGTGAGCTAGAATGCACAAAAACATAGCAACTTGTTCCTCCACGGTGACAAATTTTTGGTCTATTAATCCAACCCGGTCACGAAGAATGCGACATAATCTACCGAACGTGTTTCTATCCATCCGCAAATTGTCTATACATGAACGATCCGAAACCCGGACAAGCCGATCCGGCTGCTTTACATGAGCCGGAATGGAGTCAATCATTACTTCTGGGGTAACTCTTCCCCCCcgtttccttttcttttcgtgGGATCCGAGCAATGTGATAAACATGCTGACAAGAAGCATGTTTATCCGATGGTTTCTTAGTATTTCCTCAAGCAAGACCAGTAGCTCAGTTGGCTCCTTTCTATCAACCTAAATGAACAAATATCAGCCTACTTCCTCAGGTTGCTACAAATACCACAACATCATAACAAATGACATACAATCACAGCTGATTCATCACATTACAACGtcataaaaaaaacttaacATTCATGCATAAATCAATTGCATCAACATAACCCCCTCGAAGCCTCAAACCCTAAACCCTTTATGCAACAAAATTCATACAATCAAATCGAGAAGGCCATTTCGGCTCAATAGCAACCAAATTTCACTTCAGTGGCCGAGATATGAGGAACATACCTGCTGAACAGCGTCGTTGTCGGCCATGCCAAGCACGGCGTTCGAAATACCCATGGCGTTAGCTTGCAACCTACCTATCAACGCAAACGCGGTCAGAAAATCGAATTGGGTAAGCCCATTATGAAATTGTAAACAACACGAGCAACAACGGCAACCACGATGTTCGACCCAACAATTCTCACTGAACGCGTCGCCTAACAGCAATTTCTGGTTGATTGTGGCGGAAATTCGCTGGAGATGGAGTAAATGGATATGAAGTAAAGGGTATTCAAGTCAATTGGGTGAAATGCGAAAGCTTCAACGCGTTTCTTCCTCCCTATCGCATGTTTCACCAGAGACAGAGTTATCTCTGTTTTCGTTTCCCGTATCTAATGTGGAGTCGGGTATTGGGATGGAAGAACCGGGTCAGGTAGATAGCTAACATGGCAACCAAACAAAGAAATTAGGGTAGATAGGGAGGCCTATCTATGCCTAACATGGGTAACAGACGGGCCCTTAGTAAACGGTAACGGCATGAGCATGTGCCTCCATCATTCACTATTGTTATTATCATTATCGTAAATCCAAGTAATAAGAATAAACGAAATAGAttgaataatagtagtagtagctACTTGCATAAATCAATCATTAAAGCACATGCAGGCCACAACACTATTCCGTTTCAACTACATGTCCACAAAGAGTAAATATTTCTCCAAAGATCAAGGCGTGGTACATGGCGATAATGTTTAAATAATGTCTAGTTTAACAAAAACACAAGTCTCCACACCAAATCAAtcaattagttaattaattgaaatcGACAGAGACATCGAGTGAAATCTATCAAACTTCCATTCTCTATGAGAgtataaaattatagtactccttttaattaatatgcataaTGTTAGTCTCTCTCCCACACAGCCACGAATCACCCGTGCCAGCGGGGGTGGGGAATGTAGACCATCTCCGAACAGTGGAGGCAATATAACATGGAGACCAcacaataaatatttatatcatatatacaTAGATAGAGATATAAAAACTTAATAATTATTGTAAATCTAAATGCAGTACAATTTGACCTAAGATGCTATAGTGCCACGAATTTCAGCGTTTGACAGATTGTGTCGTCGTGCATTCTTCACCTTTTGGAGTTGGAATGGAGGATAAAGAATTAAAAGAGATAAAGAAAGAGATGGTAATTCTTTTTATACACGGAAAAATAGTTTTGGAAAAGAATTTAGTAGTGGAGTGGTCGGCCGATGGTGTTCCGCTCGTATACATAAGGGATCTTGTCGAGCCAGGTGGCGGCGGAGGGCGGGAGGAGGTTGCGGCAGAGCTCCTCGTGGACGGTGATGGTGTTGTGGTAGTGGTAGTACCGGATTCTGCTCTCTGTTTTGTGGAGAGTCCCGCCGGCCACATTCTCCGACATGTGGACGCCGGTGGCGAAGGTTTTTTTAGCTTGAATCTCGTATTTCCGATCTCGCCTTATTCTGGTTCTCGAGTCTCGCTTCTCGAACCCCCATTCCATGTGTTCCCCCAATTTCAAAATCCAATTTACTTAATACTATAATTTAGATGAATATTTAATACTACCTTGAATAGTCTCGAGATGGATGGTTTAAGCAGAGTGAGCTGGACATTACATTCTGCTCAATGGTGAACTGTGTGTTATTGGAGAAATCCTTCAATACCGACTCCAGAGTGGTGCCGTCGGGGAGATGAATATACTCATCAACATCGAAATAGAAAGTCCAGTTTGCGGCGTAGCGGTGGCAGTGGAGGCAATCGTTGACTACCAAAAACTGGTTGTAGTAGTAGCCGTCGTACTCCGCCTGTGCCCGAATATCCTGCAGCGTCACCCTCCCCATCCTAATCCACGGCTCCAGCACCGCCGCCGACACCCATCCAGCGTCGTGTAACACGAAATGCGATTTGGCTCCGAAGAAACAGTACCCCGTCGTGTGCCCAAATATCCTGGTAGTACACATTTCTCCCATGTATTGTTCTTGAGAAGAGCATTCATctctttcttcatggcttctctccagtgtttgtgATTCATTGCTTCCTCCACTAAGTTTGGTATTTCATTCAGTCATCTGGGCAGTCATGGAGTAGGCAATGGGATAGCGAGCTTTCTTCCCTTCCAATCCGGGGAGTATCTTTTTGGGGGCACCCCTCTATTGCTCCGCAGTggaagaagatgttgttctgATGTGTCTGGACCATCTTGGATGGTCTCCTCTATATGCTCAAGATGAGTCTCAATAACAGTTGATTCACTTGGGTCAGAGTTTCTTACCTCAGGATTATTAGTCGAGGTGATTGCGAGCTCGTCACTAGGTTCAGTGGCATCTGACGGTGTGTTTGAGGCCTGCTCTGTGTTAAAGCTAACCTTCTCTGTTGGACCCACATCGAGACCGAGACTTGGCGTAGGACTGCTTGGAAACAAACTTAGCGGGTCACTCATGGTTTCTGTTTGTTGATTgctctccccctgaccactaaGTTGGTGATAGAAATACTCATTCTCTACGAAATCACAGTTCATTGTGACAAACATGCGTTTGGTTTTGGGGTCGTAGCACCGGTACCCTTTTTGTTGTTGGGCATATCCTAGGAAGACACATTTCACAGCGCACGGGGAGAACTTGGATCTCTCATGTTTGGGTATGTGAATAAAGGTAGAACATCCAAAGATTTTTGGTTCAAGAGTGAGTGGGGGAGGTATCTGTGTCTGGATAGATAGGACTTGGATAGGAGATTTCTTGTCGAGACCTTGAGTGGGTAGACGGTTTAGGGTGTAGACAGATGTGGCTAGGGCTTCGGGCCAAAATGATTTTGGGACTTTAGATTCTATAAGGCTGGCTCTGGTCATTTCAAGGAGTTTCCTATTCTTTCATTCTGCTACcccgttttgttctggtgtgtgaGGGCAAGTGGTCTAGTGTTAAAGGCCTTGTTTGGCAAAAAATTGTTGCATTTGGGCATTGacatatttctccccattatctGATCTTAGGATTTGGATATTTTTCTTATATTGGGTTTGAACGAAAGTGTAGAATAAGACAAATTTATCAAAGACTTCTGACTTAGATTTCAAGAAATAGATCCATAAAagtcatattttaaaaataggatTGAGGACTCTTATATACGTAAGTAAGAAGTGGATTGAAAAAATGATTGACATGTgggttctacttttatatattaattttaaaataaaatgtgggtgagaatgagttagtggaatgtgaggtctactaCCACAAATGGTAAAGagaaataagtgataaatttttagagacagatgaaaaaggaaataagtgacaaattttcaggaacTAGCAGTATATAGTAAACATATGGTTGTGTGATGTGTGAAGTTGATACAAAATTATGGTGGAAAGGACCTTTTTTTCCTGGAGATGGTGCGGTGCGGATTATGAGCTGGGGGAAAAAGGTTACAGACGGCAGCTTTCCATCGGAATGATACACTttatacaataataaaatatgcaTATTAATGACTGTTTTTATAGTTAGAAAAGCAATAGCGAATTCACCATGAAACTTAATTTCTCAGGATCTTATTTGAGTCGTTCCAGAATATTTcccaaaataaaatttgaatactCCTACGAAAAATAAGACACATTGTGGATGataagttttaatatggatgataagttttaatatggaattggtaaagtaagagaaataggaaaaaaataatagagAAGTGgtgttaatggaatgtgagatccatattattaatagagagaaggggaaaaagtaagaaagaagtaATAGTGCAACGTGGGGTCATATTATATGTAAGAGAGAAGTTATTATTTGGAGGAATTGATGAATCAAAAGTATGGTTATTCTATTCAAGAGGACGTGGTGAATTCAAGGTGATGCAGTGTAACAAATTttaagtaaaataaatataacatCAAGATTAGAGGTTTAGTTAAAATCGGTCAaaatatagaagaaaaaaaggCTACGAGTTAGTCGTTATCTATGTTTCACGGAGTAGATGTTTCTTAACAAGTTAAACtactttataattattttgtgtaCTCCTTGAATACATTTACTCAATCATTGGTACGGAGTATAAAATTAGACTAGCTAGTCTTAGCAAATTTCTCAATATTCCACTCGACATAGCTTCCTAgttatttattacttcatctgtGTTCCTTTAATCGGCGACGTTTGACTTGACACAAGTATTAAGAAATATAGTGAAAAGTGAattgataaattattaaaatgcatgtcctatttttatatatttattttataaaaatatgaagaGAATTGAGTTAGTAGAGTCCGAATCCGTTACCAAAAGTAGCAGTAATAGTAAAAAGTAAAGATATCAAATAATGGAtcggacgaaaaaagaaattattgTCAATTAATACGGAATGAAATTTatacaatatataaaatggGAGTTTTGAGAATATTGCCATTATGAaagttttgtaatattaatgaaaaacaaaattaaacgtTGGTACTTCACGGAATCATGGGAGCAGTTCCGAATTAGTGGAGTGGTGGATGTCATAGATGGAACTACTTCTACTTCTGATCCACTCAAACTTGAGGTCATTCGGTGAATGTTTAGAGGttgatttaaaaatgaaatctttACTAAGTAATGGGGTTGGTTTTTTGTGGCAGATGAAGCCTGTAAAAGAATACTACAAGCAACAGAAGAAGCTTATGAACTTCCAAGTGGCAGGTGCTCCTGCAGATACGTGGGAAGGCCTTTTGGCAGCATTGCAGCTGCAGCACATGGCTCCCAATCCAATTCATTATCCCAGGTGTAGTGTAGTTGTATTTTGACTACAGATATTAGATAATGTTtgcatttttttgtttaatttataggctaatttggatttatattattataatacaaaaaagaaaaagaaaaagaaaaagaaatagtgTTCAGCCTATTCTTGCGTTTCATTCCTTCTCTCATGCGTTTTGATACACAGCACCTCCTGTTGTGTTTAATACACAGCAGAGGATCTCACTCCCGTCGTCTTCTCCTTCCCTCTGATGACTCAATTAAGTAGTACTAGATGGTTTCAAGGGGTTTGGCAGAGGAATTGAAGAGGGACAGAAAAGGACGGATTGAATCTTTAAAAATGAAGAAAGTAAGGGGAGATCTATGAAGGAAGGTGTAGAATTTGTAAATCTAAACATATATCAAATCAATTCTCAACATAGAGAAGATAGAAAAGATATTTTTCATTGAtcaaaaatatatgaaaaattaCAGAGAAAGGAAGCTAGCTACTTATTTATACTATGGCTCATTGAGCTAAGATGTAGCTACGGTGCATGAGGATGATCACATACGATCATATCTCGTTTAACTAACTaccaactaactaactaactgccAGCTCACAACAgaacttcttcttcttatttctTCGAATCTCCTTCACGTCATTGTCTTCATGCTGTGGCtcttttcttcaccttcaacACCCCCTTCAAGATGGACAATATAAACTCTTAAAGTTCATCTTGTCTAATACTCCTTGAAAAGCAGCAACTCCTAAAGGTTTGTTAAATATGTCAGCTAGCTGCAAAGTATTCCGAATATGCATAGGCTTGATAATCCCATCCAAGTACTTCTCTTTCACTGTATGACAATCTATTTCAATGTGTTTTGTACGTTCATGGAAGACTAGATTAGAACAAATATGAACTGCAGCTTGGTTATCACAATATAGAGGAACAACCTTTTCTGTTTTTATTCCAAAATCTGCCAGAATAGTAGAAGCCCACACAACTTCACAACAAGCTTGAGTCATTGCTCTATATTCAGCTTCTGCTGAGGATCTTGCTGTTTCTTGGCTCTCCATGATATCAAAGAAGTTCCCAGAAACAAACAGTATCATGTCAttgtgtcacgcccgcatttcctaaggataggaagtacggtggaccgcgactaggggaggaataaagaagcggggaagaaaggggagaacaggaatatttgacccaaaaacatttattacaaagaagttcacttcaaacattgtactaagaagacattactaaagttaatgtaaacagagttaaataaaaacaatgtatcggattacaaagcagcggaaaagaccaaaagacagatgatgccgggtatgacgacacgacaccatccaaaagaccaagtaaaacactcatatggctttcactgctcaacatccgtcatccccatcgccgctcaacctgcacattaagaaaacaacatgcagggctgagtacttattgcactcagtggacacacgccaaaatcatagtttgtcatgccacatcagtgtaaccttggggttttaagtgtaagaaaataacccaagtacacaaaatatatttcataaattcgactgcgcagtcattttcagatattgccacccttattcccaccatcatacactatctgatccaacggtgacaaggggcgtggccacaccccaggtcactagaccggccaacttgctctcagatggctcccagtctcgtgtacactagcctgagggttcgcagcccaacagacccgaattcgattaaacatatgtggtaaaccacttcagataggtttcaaatcaaaacaaatgGCAAGACAagcagttcacctccataaacatttccggaacaaagtccgtatttaaagataacccacataaaagtagggtagaaaagcccacctcgattgcttagcctttaaaatagttcccttcaaccacactttcctcgtaaaagatcacccttttgaaagataaataaatatcataattagagtcagggtagacgatgtttaacgacaatgcatgattcctacttggatgacttcaacatctagcacgttacacgtatacacacttaacaacatgttataacaaacacacaaaaaaacacgtctgaaacacaccacgcacgcacccgacacgcataccacgtacccaagacgcgcacacgacacaaacacaacactcaaactcccGGAACACCCACACTGCACAAACGGCTCACCTGGCTCGGAGCAGGTTCGGGAAaaaggctcggcgtctcggcctggctcggtacctcggccggctgtctcggccgcctgtgtctcggcacctcggccgaccatctcggccgcctgctcg
This sequence is a window from Salvia splendens isolate huo1 chromosome 14, SspV2, whole genome shotgun sequence. Protein-coding genes within it:
- the LOC121765563 gene encoding galactan beta-1,4-galactosyltransferase GALS1-like translates to MCTTRIFGHTTGYCFFGAKSHFVLHDAGWVSAAVLEPWIRMGRVTLQDIRAQAEYDGYYYNQFLVVNDCLHCHRYAANWTFYFDVDEYIHLPDGTTLESVLKDFSNNTQFTIEQNVMSSSLCLNHPSRDYSREWGFEKRDSRTRIRRDRKYEIQAKKTFATGVHMSENVAGGTLHKTESRIRYYHYHNTITVHEELCRNLLPPSAATWLDKIPYVYERNTIGRPLHY